In a genomic window of Calditrichota bacterium:
- a CDS encoding 4Fe-4S dicluster domain-containing protein, giving the protein MKPAMLIDITKCIGCGACARACKEANHLPMKVDPVRTWKTWKVVEQRDGFFVPTACMHCEDPDCVSVCPVGAMEKTKLGPVIWHGDICIGCRYCVQSCPFEVPKYQWDSPTPAVGKCIMCYDRLKEGEQPACAQVCPTGATKYGDRDALIEEAKQRIKDSPDGYVHYIYGLKEAAGTSILYLSSVPFEKLGFKVKGMDHEFPKLTFKVQKEVPKIFSTAFVFMYGLWWVINRRDELDGKTPEEIKRLEKEIYGLHEEDEDE; this is encoded by the coding sequence ATGAAGCCGGCAATGTTAATAGACATCACAAAATGTATTGGGTGTGGTGCCTGTGCAAGAGCCTGTAAAGAAGCCAATCATTTGCCCATGAAAGTGGATCCCGTGCGGACCTGGAAAACCTGGAAGGTTGTTGAGCAAAGGGATGGATTTTTTGTTCCGACCGCCTGTATGCATTGCGAGGACCCGGATTGTGTGTCCGTATGTCCGGTGGGAGCCATGGAAAAAACCAAACTCGGGCCGGTGATTTGGCACGGAGATATTTGTATCGGATGTCGGTATTGCGTGCAGTCCTGCCCCTTTGAAGTGCCCAAATACCAATGGGACAGCCCAACGCCCGCCGTAGGGAAGTGCATTATGTGCTACGATCGCCTAAAAGAAGGCGAGCAACCTGCCTGTGCTCAGGTGTGTCCCACGGGAGCCACAAAATACGGGGACCGGGATGCACTAATCGAAGAAGCCAAACAGCGAATTAAGGACAGCCCCGACGGATATGTTCATTATATTTATGGCCTGAAAGAAGCAGCGGGCACGTCCATCCTGTATCTGTCGTCTGTTCCGTTCGAAAAACTCGGATTCAAGGTAAAGGGAATGGATCACGAGTTTCCGAAACTCACGTTTAAGGTTCAAAAAGAAGTCCCCAAGATTTTTAGTACTGCATTTGTTTTTATGTACGGATTATGGTGGGTGATTAATCGCCGCGATGAGTTGGATGGAAAAACACCTGAAGAAATCAAACGCCTTGAAAAAGAGATTTACGGATTGCACGAAGAGGATGAGGATGAGTAA
- the nrfD gene encoding polysulfide reductase NrfD, which yields MNGNKLESIFRITFWKVVAVILWSFGLYAAYVRFFHGLGYATNLTDKFPWGLWIGFDVISGVGLGAGGFTITALVYVFNIKQLKPIVRSTVLTAFLGYIMVVIGLTFDLGKWYYVWHTIIFWNEHSPMFELAWCVMLYTTILALEFSINFFERMKWKKAIQIHHWVTPALVSLGVMFSVGHQSTLGSLYLIMPEKLYPFWYTPWLPVLFFVSSVMVAFAMTIFESYMSARAFHRELEFKTVRLLARILVFMIAFYGIMRIETLWTEGAFPYLKTFNTETIMFLIEIIFGLIVPFVMLCFKRVRNDKTMIFFSAVLVLLGFVMNRINVALTGTARAAGGFYFPSWMEIVTTFSLIALGFALFGLAARYFPIFPEGPWEEVEKKMGAKAKLPQPPIVDLSYKAISILGIVVIIGLIGVAFGVKKQKIAYSTKPVVEQSALNPIVVKHREEVKVPPDYTFPMGEGSPGPVTFSHDSHYDYDNPNCGKCHPAHFKMLEPGKSPEGPITMETMDAGKNCGTCHNGKIAFDTKDSDNCSMCHQEQ from the coding sequence ATGAATGGCAATAAATTGGAGAGTATTTTCAGAATCACCTTTTGGAAAGTTGTTGCCGTGATTCTCTGGTCCTTTGGACTTTATGCGGCGTATGTGCGATTTTTCCATGGCCTGGGTTATGCCACCAATCTGACCGACAAATTTCCGTGGGGCCTGTGGATCGGTTTTGACGTGATTTCCGGAGTGGGCCTGGGTGCCGGGGGATTCACAATTACTGCCCTGGTCTATGTGTTTAATATCAAACAACTGAAACCCATTGTCCGGTCCACCGTTCTAACGGCTTTTCTGGGTTACATTATGGTGGTTATCGGGTTGACGTTTGACCTTGGGAAATGGTACTACGTCTGGCATACCATTATTTTTTGGAATGAACACTCGCCTATGTTTGAATTGGCCTGGTGCGTGATGTTGTACACAACAATTCTGGCGCTGGAATTTTCGATCAATTTTTTTGAGCGTATGAAATGGAAAAAGGCCATTCAAATTCACCATTGGGTTACCCCGGCACTGGTTTCGCTTGGGGTTATGTTTTCCGTGGGACACCAGTCAACATTGGGATCGCTTTATTTAATTATGCCGGAAAAATTGTACCCCTTTTGGTATACACCCTGGCTCCCGGTGCTGTTCTTTGTTTCATCGGTTATGGTCGCTTTTGCAATGACCATTTTTGAGTCCTACATGAGTGCCCGGGCATTTCATCGGGAACTGGAATTCAAAACGGTCCGATTGCTGGCCCGAATTCTGGTGTTTATGATTGCCTTTTATGGGATTATGCGGATAGAAACCCTCTGGACGGAAGGGGCCTTTCCCTATCTTAAGACCTTTAATACAGAAACCATTATGTTTTTGATTGAAATTATTTTCGGATTGATTGTTCCTTTTGTTATGCTTTGTTTTAAACGGGTGAGAAATGACAAAACCATGATCTTTTTTTCTGCCGTTCTGGTTCTTCTGGGTTTTGTTATGAACCGAATTAATGTGGCTCTAACGGGAACGGCGCGTGCAGCCGGTGGTTTTTATTTTCCATCCTGGATGGAAATTGTAACCACATTTTCACTGATCGCTCTGGGATTTGCCTTGTTTGGTTTGGCAGCACGCTATTTCCCGATATTTCCGGAAGGCCCGTGGGAGGAAGTGGAGAAAAAAATGGGCGCCAAAGCCAAACTTCCTCAACCGCCTATTGTCGATTTAAGCTACAAGGCCATTTCCATTCTGGGCATTGTTGTTATCATTGGTCTGATTGGTGTGGCATTTGGTGTTAAAAAGCAGAAAATAGCCTATTCTACTAAACCCGTGGTTGAACAAAGTGCGTTGAATCCGATTGTGGTTAAACATCGCGAGGAAGTGAAAGTCCCGCCTGATTATACATTTCCGATGGGGGAGGGAAGTCCCGGGCCGGTTACATTCAGTCACGACAGTCATTATGATTACGATAATCCCAATTGCGGGAAATGCCATCCGGCACATTTTAAAATGCTGGAGCCGGGCAAATCTCCGGAGGGACCCATCACAATGGAAACGATGGATGCCGGAAAAAACTGCGGCACCTGTCATAATGGGAAAATTGCTTTCGACACCAAGGATTCTGACAATTGTTCGATGTGTCATCAGGAGCAATAG
- a CDS encoding HAMP domain-containing protein: MKLRILQSLSFRIFLFQVFTFVIFIGLFAYLNIFVQKKHLLLLENQMITQTSDIIKRSIHYDMLLNRRQDAYQIIRTIAGEKGVEGIRIYNDIGVVTFSTDSTEVGHRVNMQTEACYMCHQKNKPLEDVPVKQRNRIFTSPKGYRVIGLINPIYNEPSCSNASCHAHPPGKKVLGVIDTMMSLEPIEKSIAENKRNILMYAALMILLVLFPISVFIYTMVYNPVQRLIQGTKEVARGNLDYTITVRGKNEIAHLAYSFNRMTRSLKKAREELTEWSETLEKKVEEKTKELKQAQGHLIQVEKMASLGKLAATVAHELNNPLAGVLTYVKLFEKQINKSSLSDDQKKSMMENLRIIESEVKRSGDIVKNLLVFARGTGENFEEKDLNSIVEKSLLLVNHKLKISNIQLIKNYCYEDNRVFCNENQIKQMLVALLVNAADAMPEGGTLTVTTRCLPAEDAVELQISDTGVGIPKEVLPHIFEPFFTTKKEGSGSGLGLSVVYGIVQRHQGLIHVESKPGKGTTFFIKLPKHPKPPKESLSDILA, encoded by the coding sequence ATGAAACTTAGAATTTTACAATCTCTTAGTTTTCGGATTTTTTTATTTCAGGTGTTTACGTTCGTCATTTTTATCGGACTTTTCGCCTATTTAAATATTTTTGTACAGAAAAAGCATCTGCTTTTGCTGGAAAACCAGATGATTACCCAGACGAGCGATATCATTAAGCGGTCTATCCATTACGATATGCTTCTGAATCGCCGCCAGGACGCTTACCAGATTATTCGTACCATTGCCGGGGAAAAGGGGGTCGAGGGAATTCGTATTTACAACGATATTGGAGTCGTTACCTTTTCTACGGACTCAACGGAGGTGGGCCACCGGGTCAATATGCAGACCGAGGCCTGCTACATGTGCCATCAAAAAAATAAGCCGTTGGAAGATGTGCCGGTTAAGCAGCGAAACCGGATTTTTACTTCTCCAAAAGGGTACCGCGTAATCGGGCTGATTAATCCCATTTATAATGAACCGTCTTGTTCCAATGCGTCCTGTCACGCCCATCCCCCCGGGAAAAAGGTACTGGGGGTGATTGACACGATGATGTCCCTGGAACCCATCGAAAAAAGCATCGCAGAGAACAAGCGGAATATTTTGATGTACGCGGCTCTCATGATTCTTTTGGTGCTCTTTCCTATTTCTGTTTTCATTTACACCATGGTGTACAATCCGGTGCAGCGGCTCATTCAGGGAACGAAAGAGGTGGCCCGGGGGAATTTGGATTACACAATTACCGTACGGGGGAAAAACGAGATTGCCCATCTGGCCTATTCGTTTAATCGAATGACCCGAAGTTTGAAAAAAGCCCGGGAAGAATTAACCGAATGGTCTGAAACTCTGGAAAAGAAGGTTGAGGAAAAGACAAAAGAGCTCAAACAAGCCCAGGGTCATTTAATTCAAGTGGAAAAGATGGCCTCTCTGGGAAAATTGGCAGCCACGGTGGCACACGAACTCAACAACCCGCTGGCGGGGGTTTTGACCTATGTCAAACTTTTTGAAAAACAAATCAATAAGAGCTCCCTTTCGGACGATCAGAAAAAAAGTATGATGGAAAATTTGCGTATTATTGAGAGCGAGGTCAAACGCAGCGGTGATATTGTAAAAAATTTGTTGGTATTTGCTCGTGGGACGGGTGAGAACTTCGAGGAAAAAGACCTCAATTCCATTGTTGAAAAAAGTCTTCTGTTGGTCAATCATAAATTAAAGATCAGCAATATTCAGCTCATTAAAAATTATTGTTACGAAGACAACCGTGTTTTTTGTAACGAAAATCAAATCAAACAAATGCTTGTGGCACTTTTGGTGAACGCGGCCGATGCCATGCCGGAGGGTGGAACGTTAACGGTAACCACGCGGTGTCTTCCCGCCGAGGACGCTGTTGAACTTCAGATTTCGGATACCGGTGTGGGCATTCCAAAAGAGGTGTTGCCCCATATTTTTGAGCCGTTTTTTACGACGAAAAAGGAGGGCAGCGGAAGCGGTTTGGGGCTGTCCGTGGTTTATGGAAT